A single region of the Kwoniella botswanensis chromosome 1, complete sequence genome encodes:
- a CDS encoding pre-mRNA-splicing factor SYF1, whose amino-acid sequence MSDQDTPLNSLSSRFPLTFPVPTPLTHPHLISSSDLATEEDLLHNPDNLRSWLSYIHQLKERIIASEPPKADKPSPEEILLGPLSSHVSREGLQQLTMVYERALAVFPTSFKLWRSYYQMRQSYVLGELTSSAKTARGQHAKRGSGFKTNVREQIEAAEEANEWVGGLDGIVGYEEWRSLIAIGERMIACLSHLPVPWLLHLSMLFHPKCPATFKRTYARRTFDRALRTLPPSLHGRVWGLYLRWAEMIGGEAGERVWRRFLKVDASLTERHITYLLDSTPPRPLAASKYLLSLARRASKNLYSSLEGKSPYQLFVDFLELVERYADEVGMDEEQTLELKAAKQVAQDEITKPDAEDTPAPAEEPASIHGRLIRIAGPPVPVEQGKIFKPKDAISAKKGPDELPYDEDTDPSNSRLLDVEGIVERDGLEVYKDQAGRLWTGLATYWIKRGEFDRATSTFERGLAAVVTIRDFTQIFDAYAEFSETMISTLMDALADEDNLADEEFDAEETEKELDERMKKFEELMDRRPFLLNEVLLRRNPNEVVEWEKRVALYGDDDEKVVETYVKALDTINPRKATGPLYPLYVNFAKFYEEGGSKDPESGEPRNEPDLKQARKIMERATKVPYKSVDELAEVWCEWAELELRNENYDEAIRLMQRATTIPRDPKKINFYDESLSPQQRLFKSLKIWSFYSDLEESIGSVESTKAVYDKIMELKIANAQVIVNYAAFLEEHKYFEESFKVYERGIELFHPSVAFEIWNIYLSKFVKRYGGKKLERARDLFEQALENCPPKFCKPIYLLYGRLEEEHGLAKRAMGIYDRACTTVQDSDKFDMFTIYIAKATANFGLPATRPIYERALESLPDKQTAEMCKRFARMERKLGEIDRARAIYAHASQFCDPRIDKEFWEEWNLFEVETGSEDTFREMLRIKRAVQAAFNTETSFIAAQTAAAAKGAEKPTDTAKDAADPMAAMERELSGTNGSGAGAATSKKTGGPAFVASTLKTQNAHGIDQAEDEGEVANPDAIEMDEDEF is encoded by the exons ATGTCGGATCAAGACACCCCCCTTAACTCTTTATCTTCTCGTTTCCCACTCACCTTCCCCGTCCCCACGCCCCtcactcatcctcatctcatctcctcctcagATCTCGCAACAGAGGAAGACCTCCTGCACAATCCCGACAATCTACGATCATGGCTCTCATACATCCATCAACTGAAAGAACGTATAATAGCCAGTGAACCTCCCAAAGCAGATAAACCATCACCCGAGGAGATACTCCTAGGTCCATTATCCAGTCATGTATCCCGAGAGGGTTTACAGCAATTGACAATGGTTTACGAAAGGGCTTTAGCAGTCTTCCCTACTAGTTTCAAACTTTGGAGATCCTATTATCAGATGAGACAATCCTACGTTTTGGGAGAATTGACAAGTTCAGCTAAGACTGCTAGAGGCCAACATGCCAAGCGAGGATCGGGATTTAAGACGAATGTGAGAGAACAGATAgaagctgctgaagaagcCAATGAGTGGGTAGGAGGATTGGATGGGATAGTGGGATATGAAGAATGGAGATCGTTAATAGCTATTGGAGAAAGGATGATTGCTTGTCTGAGTCATTTACCTGTACCATGGTTATTACACCTTTCGATGTTGTTCCACCCAAAATGCCCTGCAACGTTCAAGAGGACCTATGCGAGACGAACGTTCGATAGAGCACTCAGAACGCTCCCTCCAAGTTTACATGGGAGGGTCTGGGGTTTGTATCTTAGATGGGCAGAGATGATTGGTGGAGAAGCTGGTGAAAGAGTTTGGAGAAGGttcttgaag GTCGACGCAAGTCTGACTGAAAGACATATCACATACCTCCTTGACTCGACTCCGCCTCGTCCACTCGCTGCGTCCAAataccttctctccctcGCTCGTCGCGCATCCAAGAACCTGTACTCGTCACTCGAGGGCAAATCACCGTATCAGCTGTTTGTCGATTTCTTAGAGCTGGTAGAACGGTATGCAGATGAAGTAGGTATGGACGAAGAGCAGACATTAGAACTTAAAGCGGCTAAGCAAGTGGCTCAAGATGAAATAACGAAACCTGACGCCGAAGACACACCTGCTCCAGCGGAAGAACCAGCTAGTATACATGGACGTCTGATCAGGATAGCTGGTCCACCTGTCCCAGTAGAACAAGGAAAGATATTCAAACCTAAAGATGCTATCTCAGCTAAGAAAGGTCCAGACGAATTACCTTATGACGAAGATACCGATCCGTCCAATTCGCGCTTATTAGACGTGGAAGGTATAGTAGAAAGAGATGGGTTAGAAGTATATAAAGATCAAGCTGGTAGATTATGGACGGGTCTGGCGACATATTGGATCAAACGTGGTGAATTTGATCGAGCGACATCAACTTTCGAAAGAGGTTTAGCAGCCGTGGTGACTATTAGAGATTTCACTCAGATATTTGACGCTTATGCCGAATTCTCTGAAACTATGATTTCTACTTTGATGGATGCTCTTGCGGATGAGGATAATTTAGCAGATGAGGAATTTGATGCTGAAGAGACTGAGAAAGAATTagatgagaggatgaagaagtttGAAGAGTTGATGGATAGAAGACCGTTCCTCCTCAATGAAGTTCTCCTCAGAAGGAATCCGAACGAGGTAGTAGAGTGGGAAAAGCGAGTAGCGCTTTATGGAGACGACGATGAGAAAGTGGTTGAAACGTATGTGAAAGCTTTGGATACGATAAATCCAAGGAAGGCCACTGGACCCCTATATCCTCTATATGTCAACTTTGCGAAGTTCTATGAAGAGGGTGGAAGCAAAGATCCGGAAAGTGGAGAACCAAGAAATGAACCTGATTTGAAACAGGCTAGGAAGATCATGGAGAGAGCTACGAAAGTACCCTACAAGAGTGTAGATGAGTTGGCAGAAGTATGGTGTGAATGGGCAGAATTGGAGTTGAGGAATGA GAATTACGACGAGGCTATCCGTTTGATGCAGAGAGCCACTACGATACCGCGAGATCCCAAGAAAATCAACTTTTatgacgag TCTCTATCCCCTCAACAGCGTCTGTTCAAGTCCCTCAAGATATGGTCTTTCTACAGTGATCTCGAAGAATCCATCGGTTCCGTCGAATCGACAAAAGCAGTCTACGATAAGATTATGGAATTGAAAATCGCCAATGCTCAGGTCATTGTCAACTACGCTGCTTTCCTGGAAGAGCACAAGTACTTCGAAGAGAGTTTCAAG GTGTACGAACGAGGTATCGAGTTATTCCATCCATCTGTCGCATTCGAAATATGGAATATCTATCTATCCAAATTCGTCAAACGATATGGCGGTAAGAAACTCGAAAGGGCAAGAGACCTATTCGAACAGGCTTTGGAGAATTGTCCACCTAAATTCTGTAAACCGATTTATCTCCTATATGGTAGACTTGAAGAAGAGCACGGTTTGGCTAAGAGAGCGATGGGTATCTACGATCGAGCTTGTACGACAGTCCAGGATTCAGATAAATTCGATATGTTTACGATATACATTGCGAAAGCCACTGCCAACTTTGGTTTACCCGCCACTCGACCGATATACGAAAGAGCTCTTGAGAGCTTACCGGACAAACAGACTGCGGAAATGTGTAAGAGATTTGCAAGGATGGAGAGAAAACTTGGTGAAATTGATAGAGCCAGAGCTATCTATGCTCATGCGAGTCAATTCTGTGATCCTAGGATTGATAAGGAGTTCTGGGAAGAATGGAACTTGTTTGAGG TCGAAACTGGATCCGAGGACACTTTCCGAGAGATGTTACGTATCAAGCGTGCAGTCCAAGCTGCATTCAATACCGAGACATCCTTCATCGCTGCTCAAACGGCCGCAGCTGCCAAAGGAGCTGAGAAACCTACCGATACAGCTAAAGACGCTGCTGATCCTATGGCAGCTATGGAGAGAGAGTTGTCAGGAACGAATGGTTCTGGAGCTGGTGCAGCGACATCGAAGAAAACTGGTGGACCCGCCTTTGTGGCTAGTACGTTGAAGACGCAGAATGCGCATGGTATTGATCAAgcggaggatgaaggtgaggtTGCGAATCCGGATGCCatagagatggatgaagatgagtttTAG